In Glycine soja cultivar W05 chromosome 10, ASM419377v2, whole genome shotgun sequence, the genomic stretch TGTGTTGGCCTTCATAGGTTGTCACTACAACGCTTGGATCAGTGAAAGATCTCTCCACACGTTTCTTCACATTACATGAAACACTGGTGCAACGATAGTAGCTCCTACATGTGATTGATCCACACAAAGTATATTCCAAATGTTAAGTTAaggctatttatttatttatctattttataattatatatttgtttattttgttttggtgcaagtaaattaaagaaattaagagAAGTAGGGAAGGAAGCAAAAGTAGGTAGGTGCAGGTGAGTTAAGAGTTAAGATTTGAGTTTATTGAGAGAATTACAGCATATGTTACCTGGGAAAGGGGCTATTTTTCACGGCCTTTTGACCGTACTTTCTCCATCTGTACCCATCTTCCAGATGATCGACCTCGCTTTTCGTCATGAACGCGAATCTTGGTTCTCTCTGTCTCTTCTGATTTGTCTTCTTGGGCTTCAACCTAAACCCAATAAGAACCAGATCCCAGAAACCATCAAATCTTAGAACCTTCCTCACATCAACCACACcacatgtatgtatatattcattgttattttatctctaaaggaaaaaaaaaaagttaacaaaagGCATGCCCATGATCATCTCATTTGTTTATCTAATTGGATGGTGAAATATGTTCTCCCTTGCTACATATTAAAAGCGAAATCAGATATAAAAACACGTACTTTATACTAGAGATACCAATCCTAAATTGTGTGTTCTTCACAACCCATCAATCATTCAATGCTAAAATTAactttgaaaatagaaaaggaaaacaaaagcaCAGGCTTAAACACTAATAGGATTGTTTCAGGATACTTATGGtcttaacaaaaaatactaaatacttgcacaaattaaaaaaattaaaaaaaccacCATATATATTCTTATCCTttcattatgaaaaaaaaatggttttctccagaaaagaaaaaagtgatgaGATAATTAGAAAAACCCACTGTTTCTTAGTCTTGTGTtgtccttcatcatcatcatcatcatcttcttctgctTGGTCTAGAGTCTTCTTCTGTTCATCATTGACTGCATCAGTGGACGCGGATGAAATGGAAGAAGAGTTTGGAGTGGCAGGCTGGTGGTTCAACACCTCAGAACACTCTTTCCCGTTATCAGAAGGAACCGTAACTGTAGAGTGATGATGAGATTGCACGGACACAGTTGAAAGTTGAGGCAACTCAAGCAGAGGACTATAGTCCTGCACACCCAGTAACTCCATAAACCCTAAAGAGCTCTTTTCAACCTCAGAGAAATCAAACGCGTTCGAGAATGGATAAAGGTTTGAATAATTATAACAAGGGAAAGAAGAGGACCCAACCGCATCCTCAGTTTTCACAGCCATCTCTTTCTTCTCCATATACCTAACAAGTTGATCTCTTTAAATGGTAAAATCCTTCATATCTTGCACACCACAAACTCAAACTTCACAGTAGTAAGAAGTGGAGAGAGGTAAGGTTGATCTGGTTTATAGCTTAGGTTTGtgtaaaagagagagaaaggttgTGTGTAGTTTTGGGTTTACAAAGAAAGTGAAAACAGTGTGCAAGGAGCAAAGATAGAAATGAAGCCGAGAGTTGACCGGCAATTGTAGGTCATAGACTCGTACGGAAAACGTTAAGCCGGTGGCAATCAATGCATGCCATTATCGACGCTTTCATACGTAGCGTTTGACCACTCAACGGGTTTAGACTTTAGGTTGTGTGTGTGAACGGGGTTTCCCCATCTTTTGGATTCTAACGGcgttaaatgaatatataaataaatatatatatatatatatatatatatttatttatttatttattttcttccgtCTTTTGTGAAATGCCAAATTGTAATAATAGTGTTCACTCGTGTGCAAGTGATGATCTAGGAAAATCTGATGAATCTTTCAAAGTTTATCGCCACTTTCTTAATTCTttagtttcctttttttcttctttttgaaccctccacttttatttattgatttattttttggtttcacTGTGCGAAGCTTTTGCAGCAGGTATTAATAATCCCTTGGAATTCGGCCAACTTGTCTTACAAACGAACAAAGCACAGGGAATTCGTGAATAgattatgaaaattgaaaaagtcgtaccaagaaaaaataataaaaataaatcgcGTGACATGGCAAAAAAATAATCCTAAATCCTGAAATGAATTAACGGAAACGATGAGTTTAATTCCCATAAAAGCAAGTTCTCGTAAGTAAAGGACAAGTTAATTTACATATTACatgttaatgtaaaaaaaaaaaaaagctggaGGGAGAAAAGCAGACCAATGCGGCAGcgaattatttattattcattcatttataAATAGCTAGAGAAAGAGAAATACTGAATTACTGATCATATAAGTATGATTCTTCATGGTTAAACTGGGAATTGTACCAAGTGAGGGTTCCAATGAGAATATAGCCCATTAGCATTACTGATGGAAgcaaaattaagaatataaattgGAAGCCTTCGGCTTTggtgtataaattaaaattggaaaGAACTGATCCAGTTTTCGTTGAGTGTAAAGAGAATAGTCATTCATATATAGACTTCTGTTGGAAAACCAACCACATTCGAGACGGAGGCAGTCATACAGTAAGGATTCGGAACCACAAACCTTAAGTAGCGCGAACGCATAATATTTAAAGATCATATGTATTGTCGGTGGATGcatccttttaattttatttttttcttacttacAAATTAATACTAGTagcaaaagtatatataaaacccTTCTTCCTAAATTTCATTTCCAATTTTCCATGCTTTATTGGGAGAGGGTACGTAATCGCTGATTTTTATGTAAGGATTAAAGCGTGAAAACTAAAAGAGCAGAGAAATCACAGAAGAAAAaagggacaaaaaaaaaataagaaaccaaAAAAGTTGCAAGATATGGAACTCTTTCCGCAATACTAATACTTCTCTTTTGTGTGATGGGAAGGGGAAGGGGAATGGGAAAAGCTCATGCACGTGTGGTTTTAAGTGAGCCACGACCACTAGAAGCATGCTGACATTGTTTCCGTGTGCAGTACTTGACTGCTATCGAGCACGCGCCTCAATTATTTCTGTTTCTTGCTAATCGATTAtacattttgtattttttttttcaatttgcttatatttttatttcattacggGTATGTAATAGTAGTACATACatgtaataattaatgtaaatatgTAATCTAAATTAAAGCGTTGTATTCCATTTGTACATTGTCATCTGAAGATATTGatttatgttatatatacaTCATGCATCACTTCGAGATTTTTCTTGTTGGCCATGTATGCGTGTTTACACATGGAAGATAGTTATGTATTTATGTATTATGTATAACAAAGCATTAATCATAAGTTTTGTATAGGGTATCATAGAGCGATTAGCCAGAGGAGAGGTTCTTTTTCTCTATTCTTTTTTCCATCACTCATTAATTATTCAAGTTGTTTTGCAACAATAAATAAGCTCTTTGGAGTTTTCTCAAATGAATAGCTCCTTTAAATGTTGGAGATCTGTTAGGGCTGTACCTTGTAGTACGTCACCTATTCTTCTGGATGTATGCCCGCAAAAAAAGCAAGGTTCTTTCGTCCAGTTCTAAATTTCATTACCTTGAATGGTCCCTACTCCATTCCCTAATCCCTATTCATATCTATAATTACCGTATAAAATGATTTATTGAATTCAAGATGTCAGTGACAGCAGAAAAAAGGACATGGGGACGTGTAAGGAACCATACATGATGTTAGCTTAATGGAAATGTAATAAGTTATATAGAAATTAAGAGGTATTTGATttagaagagagaaataaaaaaagaagaataaaagaaaaatctttgaatTAAAGTTAAATGTAAGAGAGGTATGagtcttataaaataaaatataaattttttcttgtatATTTCAAAACAAACACACCAAAGCGATTATTGTGAATGAAAATTCGAAAGCTACATTAATGTTAAATATAATAGATAGAGATATACAAGAatctttaatataaaaaaaataaaggggaAGGGGGATATTTTCCTTTCCGATCTTGTCATATCCTAAGTTTCTCTTTACAAAATTTATGTcactaatactaaaaaaaaagtctctttCTTTATTCTACATTGTATTGTACACCAAACAAATTGtcctttttttaaagtaattctaCAACTCTATTTGAAAACACTTCtctataaataagataagaaaaaataaattaagcttggcttataaactaaatttagtttaagtataatttaaaattattttttaaagaagctaagttaagaaagtttttacaaattaattaatgcataCGTTAATTTAAGCTTATAGAAGAAgttaaatcatttttctttgttattttttcacctaaaattgcttattgaaaaatttatccatataaaaactataatttatgtgaGTCTTCttgttgatttgattttattttttgtcgaCAGAGTCTTCTTGTTGATATAGCATAGTTATACTCTTTCACCTAAATCCTTCCTACATTAGGAAAGTATTCAGAATAGATAACTTTTGAAGAGGGATATTCAAATTGATTttcttagataaaaaaaaacttggagAGGTTGGACAAAAGTTACATTAATTGTTCTAGTCACAAATTTACCGCCCTTTTCAACATGATATAAAACAACTTAATttcgaaaatataaatataccaCCCACGTGATTAATTAATGTACGTACGTAGGGCACAAATTTTGACTGcctaaaatagattaaaaagtgTCATGACTTAAAACATCAAATCCATAAACTGATGCACatcattaagaaataaaaaaccaTAAGCTCGTGGATTAAGTAAGATTCCattaatcatatattatttttagaaataagtACTCAAATTTTGAAGAGTTAAGAGAATTCAAGGGAAAAGTATTGGATTGGCGCAAAGGGTTTACGTAGAAAATTCAAAGGAATGGCATGATCATGGCGAAAGCAACACGAGGCAGGATACACGGTGGCCTGCCTTTAAGGGGTGATGGGTCCCCTTTGCATGTCCATGCGCGAGCTGAGGAGATTTTTTAtgactatttattattattcgtggagaaatttttatatactttgaATGTCGTAATATTTAACTTTtgagattttatatataaaagaagttaTCCAGAGAATCTTGATTTGACTCAgtcaatatttatattttttgttgaaatgaAAAACCATAACtatgaaaagaaaattcaataCCACCGAAAGTTATTATGAATTTTGATCGAT encodes the following:
- the LOC114372304 gene encoding WRKY transcription factor 23-like, coding for MEKKEMAVKTEDAVGSSSFPCYNYSNLYPFSNAFDFSEVEKSSLGFMELLGVQDYSPLLELPQLSTVSVQSHHHSTVTVPSDNGKECSEVLNHQPATPNSSSISSASTDAVNDEQKKTLDQAEEDDDDDDEGQHKTKKQLKPKKTNQKRQREPRFAFMTKSEVDHLEDGYRWRKYGQKAVKNSPFPRSYYRCTSVSCNVKKRVERSFTDPSVVVTTYEGQHTHPSPVMPRSVVSSGYANNFASVLPLGNYLSQYQQQHHHHQQQKLLVNTLSSLGFPYNDSSSPKNAVFIQERRLCSNQGTNAFLRDHGLLQDVVPSHMLKEE